One region of Leptospira levettii genomic DNA includes:
- a CDS encoding heme/hemin ABC transporter substrate-binding protein — protein MIHTHNLYKKISKSLFYSLPILILCLASPLLSEKRERIVSLHGTITEIVFALKANSTLVAIDSTSRYPKEVTSLPVVGYQRTLTTEGILSSKPTLVIGLETAGPVQTIQNLRETGIQVTLFPDTYKLDTPIDRVLAVGNLLGKKKEAESLVNQIRTQTQSLQLKKTNVKVMFLYSRNPSSIFISGLGTAAHSMITLSGAQNAITEFSEYKPLTSEALVKANPDIILMPESSAEGFGGTNAIWSINGIELTRAGKEKNIILVDDQLLLGFGPRLPQALKTLNEKWKQME, from the coding sequence ATGATCCATACGCATAACCTATACAAAAAGATTTCCAAGTCCCTATTCTACTCCCTTCCCATTTTGATTCTATGCCTTGCCTCACCTCTATTGTCCGAGAAAAGGGAACGGATTGTTTCCCTTCATGGAACAATCACAGAGATCGTGTTTGCACTAAAGGCCAATTCGACACTTGTTGCCATCGACTCAACCTCACGTTATCCGAAAGAAGTAACGTCTTTACCAGTAGTTGGTTACCAACGAACCTTAACAACGGAAGGCATATTAAGTTCTAAACCAACCTTAGTGATTGGTTTAGAAACAGCAGGGCCTGTCCAAACCATTCAGAATCTTAGAGAGACTGGAATCCAGGTCACACTCTTTCCCGATACATACAAACTAGATACACCCATTGATCGTGTGTTAGCTGTTGGGAACCTACTCGGAAAGAAAAAAGAAGCAGAAAGTCTTGTGAATCAAATTCGAACACAAACACAATCACTACAGTTGAAAAAAACGAATGTGAAAGTGATGTTTCTTTATTCAAGAAACCCAAGCTCTATCTTCATTTCCGGTTTAGGGACTGCTGCTCATTCCATGATCACCCTATCAGGTGCACAAAATGCTATCACCGAATTTTCAGAATACAAACCACTCACGAGTGAAGCTTTAGTGAAAGCCAATCCAGATATCATTCTGATGCCAGAATCATCAGCTGAAGGATTCGGCGGTACAAATGCGATTTGGTCCATCAATGGAATCGAACTCACCAGGGCGGGGAAAGAAAAAAATATCATCCTAGTAGATGACCAGTTGCTGTTAGGATTTGGCCCTCGGCTTCCACAAGCACTAAAAACATTAAATGAGAAATGGAAACAAATGGAATGA
- a CDS encoding heme ABC transporter ATP-binding protein, whose translation MTLIGKNISYQIGKKPILEGINIEIKPGELHVLIGRNGAGKSTLFHLLCGDTKLQSGKVYCNEVEIESFTKIELAKTRAVLTQDAQINFPIPSEQIIALGRYPHVADKTKDSEIVETCLKITNSTMLRQQHYPTLSGGEKQKINFGRILAQVWETPPRYIFLDEPVSAQDIPNQYQTLNICRHMADKGYAVFMILHDLNLASQYADRVTLIDKGKLIQSGSVEEVLTTKNIEIAFGIKTKILKTNEINFIIPEIIGGPI comes from the coding sequence ATGACACTCATTGGTAAAAACATATCCTATCAAATTGGGAAGAAACCCATTCTCGAAGGAATCAATATCGAAATCAAACCAGGTGAACTCCATGTTCTCATTGGTCGCAATGGTGCAGGAAAATCTACGTTATTCCATTTACTATGCGGTGACACAAAACTCCAATCTGGCAAAGTTTATTGTAACGAAGTTGAAATAGAATCCTTTACGAAAATCGAACTGGCAAAGACGAGAGCTGTCTTAACACAAGATGCACAAATCAACTTTCCGATTCCGTCAGAACAAATCATTGCACTTGGTCGATACCCACATGTAGCAGATAAAACGAAAGATAGTGAGATCGTAGAAACTTGTCTGAAAATTACGAATTCGACTATGTTAAGACAACAACACTACCCTACTTTATCGGGAGGCGAAAAACAAAAAATCAATTTCGGAAGGATTTTAGCACAAGTTTGGGAAACTCCTCCCAGGTACATCTTTCTAGATGAACCAGTTTCTGCTCAAGACATTCCCAACCAATACCAAACATTGAATATCTGTCGTCACATGGCAGACAAAGGTTATGCGGTGTTTATGATCTTACATGATTTAAATTTAGCCTCACAGTATGCAGATAGAGTTACACTTATCGACAAAGGAAAACTCATACAATCCGGTTCCGTAGAAGAAGTGTTAACCACAAAAAATATAGAAATCGCATTCGGAATCAAAACAAAAATTCTGAAAACAAATGAAATCAATTTTATCATACCAGAGATCATAGGAGGTCCAATATGA
- a CDS encoding FecCD family ABC transporter permease: MKKQKFFISFSILFAVLSTIISSQLGAMKINWSEILFMDSIESKVFFELRIPRILLGILVGGSLAWSGALAQGLFRNPIVDPGLIGITAGCSLFASIAIVLGGFIPFLHTIWSVVIFSFFGGMISCFLIFIFANRKGKTDIESILLSGIAVNSLCFSFIGILSYLASESQLRNLSLWNMGSLGGASWNLLKSFSIFYLLPIFISPFLIKPLNVLILGEREANHLGVSVEILKTCMIVLIGISVGSCISIVGNIGFIGLAVPHIVRLAIGQDYRYLLYASYFLGGGLLCFADAICRVIIAPSEIPVGIVSALLGAPFFLNLILKRKQSL, translated from the coding sequence ATGAAGAAACAAAAGTTCTTTATCTCATTCAGCATTCTATTCGCAGTCTTATCAACCATCATCTCATCTCAACTCGGAGCGATGAAGATTAATTGGAGCGAAATTTTGTTTATGGATTCAATCGAATCAAAAGTTTTCTTCGAGTTAAGAATCCCTCGCATCTTACTAGGGATTCTAGTAGGTGGTTCCCTTGCATGGTCGGGAGCACTCGCACAAGGTTTATTTCGAAATCCTATTGTTGATCCAGGACTCATTGGGATCACTGCTGGGTGTTCTCTCTTTGCATCGATTGCCATTGTACTCGGTGGATTCATCCCATTCCTTCATACAATTTGGAGTGTTGTCATTTTTTCTTTTTTTGGTGGGATGATCTCCTGTTTTCTCATTTTCATTTTCGCAAATAGAAAAGGGAAAACAGACATTGAGTCAATTTTGTTATCTGGCATTGCAGTCAATTCACTTTGTTTTTCCTTTATTGGAATTTTAAGTTATCTAGCAAGTGAATCACAATTAAGAAATTTATCACTCTGGAATATGGGAAGTTTGGGTGGAGCGTCATGGAACCTACTTAAATCATTTTCTATTTTCTATCTTCTCCCCATTTTCATAAGTCCTTTCCTGATCAAACCATTAAATGTACTTATCTTAGGGGAACGGGAAGCAAATCATTTAGGCGTCTCTGTTGAAATTCTAAAAACATGTATGATAGTTTTGATTGGGATAAGCGTAGGCTCTTGTATTTCCATTGTTGGGAATATCGGATTCATTGGACTTGCAGTCCCACACATTGTGAGACTTGCCATCGGACAAGATTATCGTTACCTATTGTATGCTTCTTATTTTTTAGGCGGAGGACTTTTGTGTTTTGCTGATGCAATCTGTAGAGTGATCATCGCTCCATCCGAAATTCCAGTTGGCATCGTTTCAGCCTTACTCGGAGCTCCTTTTTTCCTAAATTTAATCCTAAAGAGGAAACAGTCATTATGA
- a CDS encoding MASE3 domain-containing protein, whose translation MRIHNSFLDLKQIQFYGMILLFCVIPMACILYFPDVFYKEYPIESFVVFHNITEIFSIIVSLSIFILGYSSYPQSRNTQTYFLSIGFLVIGLIDFMHTLGYKGMPDFVTPNTGNKSTQFWLISRLITALVFIVAIYVKPNGRYSAFRGYLYILLSFLIVGCVYQLVIFNSHLIPDTYVHGVGLTQFKKNAELVIMCILVVAIVLYSLSKSLHSEKQRQYFLAAFIICFFSELVFAVYTSVFDVFNVLGHIFKVVAFQFIYKAVFVSAINEPYEKLIHTNSLLSKEIQENEEYAKVIQKSLKEKENLIGEIFHRTKNSIELVRSLLMIQSSDFPDDKNIRTIVDNTSLKIQTISLVHDHLYQNKDLSEIQVSDYLLSLTELVKTMFPGKGNGVDIQLEANQGVLLLDTAVPLGLIFTELLSNSLKYAFTDGTKGIISIKFKIEGDRSHFEYKDNGVGLPASFDISDQKKLGLSLLKIIAEKQMGGSLSIDGTQGFSLKFDFPNNLYKRRV comes from the coding sequence ATGCGTATTCACAACTCTTTTCTCGATTTGAAACAAATCCAATTTTATGGGATGATCCTACTTTTTTGTGTCATCCCTATGGCATGTATCTTATATTTCCCGGATGTATTCTACAAAGAATATCCCATTGAGTCTTTTGTTGTATTTCATAATATCACGGAAATCTTTAGCATCATTGTTTCGTTATCTATTTTTATACTCGGGTATTCTTCATACCCTCAGAGTCGCAATACACAAACTTACTTTTTAAGTATTGGATTTTTGGTGATTGGGCTTATCGATTTTATGCATACACTTGGGTATAAAGGTATGCCTGATTTTGTAACTCCCAACACAGGTAATAAATCCACTCAGTTTTGGCTCATCTCAAGATTAATAACAGCACTTGTTTTTATCGTGGCAATTTATGTTAAACCGAACGGGCGATATAGTGCGTTTCGGGGATACTTATACATCCTCCTTTCGTTTCTCATTGTAGGATGTGTTTACCAATTGGTCATTTTTAATTCGCATCTCATCCCAGATACCTATGTCCATGGTGTTGGTCTCACTCAATTCAAAAAGAATGCAGAGTTAGTGATCATGTGTATTTTGGTTGTGGCGATTGTCTTATATTCCTTATCAAAATCCCTACATTCCGAAAAACAAAGGCAATATTTTTTAGCTGCATTTATTATCTGCTTTTTTAGTGAACTGGTATTTGCCGTTTATACAAGTGTATTCGATGTGTTCAATGTATTAGGTCATATTTTTAAAGTAGTTGCCTTTCAGTTTATTTATAAGGCAGTTTTTGTTTCTGCGATTAACGAACCTTATGAAAAGTTAATCCATACAAATTCGCTACTTTCCAAAGAAATACAAGAAAACGAAGAGTATGCAAAAGTCATACAGAAGTCATTAAAAGAAAAAGAGAATTTAATCGGTGAGATATTCCATCGCACCAAAAACTCGATTGAACTCGTTAGGTCGCTATTGATGATCCAGTCATCAGATTTTCCTGATGATAAAAATATACGGACAATCGTAGATAATACATCCCTCAAAATCCAAACCATATCACTTGTGCATGATCATTTGTACCAAAACAAAGACTTAAGTGAAATCCAAGTCTCTGATTACCTTTTGTCGCTTACGGAATTGGTGAAAACAATGTTTCCAGGAAAAGGGAATGGGGTCGATATCCAACTCGAAGCAAACCAAGGCGTACTGTTGTTAGATACTGCGGTTCCGTTGGGATTGATTTTTACGGAACTCCTTTCTAATAGTTTAAAATATGCGTTCACTGATGGAACCAAAGGGATCATTTCGATCAAGTTTAAGATTGAAGGGGATCGGTCTCATTTTGAATACAAGGATAATGGAGTAGGTTTACCTGCTTCATTTGATATCAGTGATCAAAAAAAATTGGGATTGAGTTTGCTTAAGATCATCGCTGAAAAACAAATGGGAGGATCCTTGAGTATTGATGGTACCCAAGGGTTTTCGTTGAAATTCGATTTTCCGAATAATTTATATAAGAGACGGGTTTGA
- a CDS encoding HmuY family protein, translating into MPSKQFILKTCFFYSILLIISSFQIQCSMKPKTEDNSQALLLLLNESSTSSNCSSVPTNAVVTSGSFTTSANASSNCNWVYVSLKRNGVLSDVNSQWDLAFKRYNVATNSGTSGSGSGGACDSGQTNFSNAFNGSECTAVVDLKLSSSGGGPVSASSESINPTMAAPLDLSPMPSGYGTWYSYSNGILTARTKVFIVTGSDGAKYAVQFLDYYNAAGTSGFPKFQWKKL; encoded by the coding sequence ATGCCATCAAAACAATTCATTTTAAAAACCTGTTTTTTTTACTCCATTTTACTTATTATTAGTTCCTTCCAAATTCAATGTTCCATGAAACCAAAGACGGAAGATAATTCACAGGCTTTGCTTTTATTATTAAATGAAAGTAGTACGAGTTCCAATTGCTCTAGTGTTCCAACAAATGCTGTTGTGACTTCTGGATCCTTTACGACTTCAGCTAACGCGTCTTCTAATTGTAATTGGGTCTATGTAAGTTTGAAAAGGAATGGAGTTTTGTCGGATGTAAATAGTCAATGGGATCTTGCTTTCAAACGATACAATGTAGCAACGAATAGTGGGACAAGTGGATCTGGCTCCGGTGGAGCATGTGATTCCGGTCAAACAAACTTTTCCAATGCATTTAATGGATCAGAATGTACGGCTGTAGTTGACCTAAAACTTTCCAGTTCAGGCGGAGGGCCTGTATCTGCTTCCTCAGAAAGTATCAATCCGACAATGGCGGCTCCCTTAGATCTATCACCAATGCCATCCGGTTATGGTACTTGGTATTCTTATTCCAATGGAATCTTAACTGCTAGGACAAAAGTATTCATTGTGACTGGAAGCGACGGCGCAAAGTATGCGGTCCAGTTTCTGGATTATTATAATGCAGCTGGTACATCAGGTTTTCCGAAGTTCCAATGGAAAAAACTCTAA
- a CDS encoding TonB-dependent receptor plug domain-containing protein translates to MKPLDLSNVTRVLFFLVFWSFIILFSFQGIYPESKTDSIEDKSNIITVTGTRRKNLLKDSTITTEVITRKDIDAMGARDLSQTLGNVPGIEIKPAQAGERGQTVRLQGLSAQNVLILVDGQRTTGRFSGSIDLTRFKAEDIERIEIVKGASSAIYGSDAIAGVINIITKEAQDPLYAEFRSLGGAGSERYFGPYMEYRNYASVGAKSDNLSTLFTVGWHKGEGYDLTPDATIGPRNGRYASLAPGYNPYTFDTPLASQYILATRFPMYTPPLESTSGSAFNDMNLSNKTVYRATDNLILTGQFYYRHLDQSAVDASPPRTIFDRRNKTHDFMGAFNVDWIASQKINLNLNANYSRFQDLYVTDQRKADDLDSQQRTDNAVTELRTRVDYKISENHVTSVGAENLQDQISSARIASDCRRTYPNVCYEDFNPLLTKGQSINGNAYRFRNAFYLQDEWRVSDKPRIQIVPGIRYDHDSIYGGEWLPKLAVRYDVTDQFRIRVANGLGYRAPSFQDLYFNFLNPGVGYRVVGNSDLKPELSRSYNFGWEWDITKRIWYSSNLFHNNVDNLIGYRTNPVRDASGLMVFQTSNYQKAMTQGIESSISIRLTDIVTTGVGYTYTDTKDELTNLPLEGRGRHRWNLNLRVEEKSSGISLSVFAVVFGKQPYYCIKNPLWCNPDLPSNFDSLETALNQESQNSIQNLLGALPTVLSDYCAEKNLSYCTTSPTYGYRMVNPYTNLNIRLSQKFLSHFQWFVGVDNALDAWDLQYNPQRPKFYYFGLDGKFAFSDVKLKNGDS, encoded by the coding sequence ATGAAACCATTGGATTTATCCAACGTAACGAGAGTTTTATTTTTCCTTGTATTTTGGAGTTTCATTATATTATTTTCGTTTCAGGGCATTTATCCAGAATCCAAAACGGATTCTATAGAAGATAAATCAAATATCATCACAGTCACAGGTACAAGACGAAAGAATTTATTAAAAGATTCTACCATTACAACTGAGGTCATCACAAGAAAAGATATCGATGCTATGGGGGCTCGAGATTTATCTCAAACCTTAGGTAATGTGCCGGGAATTGAGATAAAACCTGCGCAGGCAGGAGAAAGAGGGCAGACTGTCCGGTTACAAGGTTTGTCTGCTCAAAATGTTCTCATCTTAGTGGACGGCCAAAGGACAACAGGGCGTTTTAGTGGCTCAATTGATTTGACTCGCTTTAAAGCAGAAGATATTGAAAGGATCGAAATCGTAAAGGGTGCTTCTTCTGCCATTTATGGTTCTGATGCCATTGCAGGAGTCATCAATATCATCACAAAAGAAGCACAAGATCCTCTCTATGCAGAATTTCGTTCGTTAGGTGGTGCTGGTAGTGAACGATACTTTGGCCCTTATATGGAATACCGAAACTATGCATCTGTTGGGGCAAAGTCTGATAATTTATCTACCTTATTTACAGTAGGTTGGCATAAAGGGGAAGGGTATGACCTTACTCCAGATGCTACAATTGGTCCAAGGAACGGGCGTTATGCATCCCTAGCTCCAGGGTACAATCCATATACGTTTGATACACCTCTTGCCAGCCAATACATTTTGGCTACGCGTTTTCCTATGTACACTCCACCCTTAGAGTCTACATCAGGAAGTGCTTTTAATGATATGAATTTATCAAATAAGACAGTTTATCGGGCAACTGACAATTTGATTCTCACAGGACAGTTTTATTATAGGCATTTAGACCAATCCGCTGTTGATGCATCACCTCCCAGAACCATTTTTGATCGAAGGAACAAAACTCATGATTTTATGGGAGCATTTAACGTAGATTGGATTGCATCTCAAAAAATTAATTTAAATCTTAATGCAAACTATTCCAGATTCCAAGATCTCTATGTGACGGACCAAAGGAAAGCAGATGATTTAGACTCACAACAAAGAACTGACAATGCAGTCACAGAATTGAGAACCAGGGTAGATTATAAAATATCTGAAAATCATGTGACTTCGGTGGGAGCTGAAAATTTACAAGATCAAATCTCTTCGGCAAGGATTGCTTCCGATTGTCGACGAACCTATCCTAATGTTTGTTATGAAGATTTTAATCCATTGTTAACGAAAGGCCAGTCCATCAATGGGAATGCTTACCGATTTCGCAATGCGTTTTATTTGCAAGATGAGTGGAGGGTGTCAGATAAACCAAGAATCCAAATAGTTCCTGGGATTCGGTATGACCACGATTCCATTTATGGAGGGGAGTGGCTTCCCAAACTTGCCGTACGATATGACGTCACGGATCAATTTAGAATCCGAGTGGCAAATGGACTCGGATACCGAGCGCCAAGTTTCCAAGATTTGTATTTTAATTTTTTGAATCCGGGTGTTGGGTATCGTGTGGTTGGGAATTCTGATTTGAAACCAGAATTATCACGAAGTTATAATTTCGGTTGGGAATGGGACATTACCAAACGGATTTGGTATAGCTCAAATTTATTTCATAATAATGTAGATAATTTAATTGGTTACCGAACAAATCCTGTTCGAGATGCATCAGGCCTTATGGTGTTCCAAACATCCAATTACCAAAAGGCAATGACCCAAGGCATTGAATCTTCCATTAGTATCCGTTTGACTGACATCGTGACAACAGGTGTTGGGTATACGTATACAGATACGAAAGATGAATTAACCAATTTGCCATTGGAAGGTCGGGGGCGTCATCGTTGGAATTTGAATCTTAGGGTGGAAGAAAAATCAAGTGGGATTTCCTTATCGGTTTTTGCAGTTGTTTTTGGAAAACAACCATACTATTGTATCAAAAATCCGCTTTGGTGCAATCCGGATTTACCATCTAACTTTGATTCTTTGGAAACTGCCTTAAACCAAGAGTCGCAAAACTCAATTCAGAATCTTTTGGGAGCATTGCCAACGGTTCTTTCTGATTACTGCGCGGAGAAGAATCTTTCCTATTGCACCACAAGTCCCACGTATGGATATCGTATGGTGAATCCCTATACGAATTTAAACATCAGGCTATCGCAGAAGTTTTTAAGCCACTTCCAATGGTTTGTGGGAGTAGACAATGCATTAGATGCTTGGGATTTGCAATACAATCCGCAACGACCAAAATTCTATTACTTTGGTTTGGATGGGAAATTTGCTTTTAGTGATGTGAAACTAAAGAATGGAGATTCTTGA
- a CDS encoding hemin-degrading factor: MNDTLKQKWETLKTEIPNLRIRDAAKHLNVSEAELLATRIGNGVKTLKPNFAEFLLETPKLGHVMALTRNESCVHERKGTYSNLSVNGQTALAVGEDIDLRIFLKDWKFGFYVEETKKDSMTKSFQFFDLSGEAVHKIYNTEQSSEEGWETLKITFVDENIRFSNEFVARQRKMESNDKNLIPKFIEDWSQLEDTHDFFTLLRKYDYSREFSLQATEGKFSYRIATNDFLELLHKVSKMDLEIMIFVGNPSIIQIHTGKIKNLQTMGPWFNVLDPIFNLHLRTDQIETSYVVNKPTRDGIVTSIELFDKDGTLILQMFGKRKPGIPQSKIWFELVHDVIGRETISNPSLI, encoded by the coding sequence ATGAACGATACTTTGAAACAAAAATGGGAAACACTTAAAACCGAGATCCCAAACTTACGAATTCGAGATGCAGCAAAACACTTAAACGTAAGTGAAGCAGAACTCCTTGCAACTCGCATTGGCAATGGAGTCAAAACACTCAAACCTAATTTTGCGGAATTCCTTTTGGAAACTCCAAAACTTGGGCATGTAATGGCTTTGACTCGCAATGAATCCTGTGTCCACGAAAGAAAAGGGACTTACTCCAATTTATCAGTCAATGGACAAACTGCACTTGCTGTCGGAGAAGACATTGATCTACGAATCTTTTTGAAGGATTGGAAATTTGGATTTTATGTGGAAGAAACGAAAAAAGATTCAATGACTAAAAGTTTTCAATTTTTTGATCTATCAGGCGAAGCAGTACACAAAATTTACAATACCGAACAATCCTCTGAGGAAGGATGGGAAACACTAAAAATTACCTTTGTCGACGAAAACATTCGCTTTTCAAATGAATTCGTTGCGAGACAAAGAAAGATGGAATCAAACGATAAAAACCTGATCCCAAAATTTATAGAAGACTGGAGTCAACTAGAAGATACTCACGATTTTTTCACCTTACTCAGAAAATACGATTATTCGCGTGAGTTCTCCTTACAAGCCACAGAAGGTAAATTTTCCTATCGTATAGCGACTAATGATTTCCTCGAATTACTGCACAAGGTAAGCAAGATGGATCTCGAAATTATGATTTTTGTAGGGAATCCAAGTATCATCCAAATCCATACCGGCAAAATCAAAAATTTACAAACAATGGGACCATGGTTCAATGTTTTAGATCCAATTTTTAATTTACACTTAAGAACCGATCAAATTGAAACATCCTATGTAGTAAACAAACCAACAAGAGATGGAATTGTTACCTCTATAGAATTATTTGACAAAGATGGAACTCTTATATTACAAATGTTTGGAAAAAGAAAACCAGGAATCCCTCAATCAAAAATCTGGTTTGAGTTAGTCCATGATGTTATAGGAAGAGAAACAATTTCAAACCCGTCTCTTATATAA